The sequence below is a genomic window from Cerasicoccus sp. TK19100.
CCGTGTAGTTTACCGCCGCGGACAAATTGCCAGCCGTCCTCGAATTTTACGTCGAAATCGAGTGCCGCATAATCCGTTTTGCGGGAGAAGGGAATGTGCGTTACCACGCGCTCGCTACCCACTTCATTCCCGGTGTAGGTGACGCGAATCGCATTGGAGCCGTCGTGTCCGTCGCCCTCGGCGAGTGCAATGTTTGGTTGTTTGAGGATCCTCTTAGCCGCTGCTTGCTCAGGATTATTGAAGTCAATGTCTAGCAGTGTCATTGGCTCAGCACAAAGTATGGTTGAGCAAAACAATGCAAATGCGGTGTAGAGTATCTGTTTTGGGGTCATTTAACTAATAATACCAAGTCAGCGAGACGGCCCCGGTATGTCCCTCCAGCTTGGTGCTGGAGTTTTGGTACTCGCCGCTCAGGAGGATGCTGCTGTTCGTTGTTTGCGTATTGGGTATATCGTACTGATACGCGATGGCAACCTCGATCGAGTCCCAGCGGTAGCTTAGGCCAGTGGTGATCGTTTGCTCGGTGATTGCGGCCGTCATGGGGGTAAGGGTGCTGTCGGGGACAGGGCTCTCACCATAAGTGTAGCCAACACTCCAGACGAGGTCGTCGGTAATGTCCACCTCTGCGCCAACGGCGAATACCCAGACGCTTTCCCAACTGAGTGGGCTGGTTTCATTGAAGGCCGCCGGGAGCGGGCCACCGGGGTTGCTGCCGTTGGTTAGCTCGATGTTGAGTGTGTCGTAGGCACCGGCATAATCGACCCAGTCAGCTTGGAAAAAGAGGCTGAGCCAGTCTGCCGGTTCCACCGCAAAGGCGATACCAATGCGTTGCGGCAGTTGCTGGTCGACTTTGGCATCATAGCTAAAGGCACCGGTGCCGGGATTGAATCCGGTGGCGCTTCCGTCGGTGTATAGCCACGTTGGCGACATGTAGCGAAAGCCGATACTGGCCCATTCCGTCACGTCGTAGTTTGCGCCGAGGGAAAAGCTCGGGCCGAAGCCATCGGTTTCCAAGTCCAGCAGGACTTTTGCGCCAGTCAGGGCACCAGCGTTCTGAAACGTGTAGGGTGCCTTCAGGTAATTATCGTTGTAGGTTACGCCCGCTGTCGCGCCGACGGAGAAGTCTTCCGTAGCTTGCCAGCCTGCGCCGAAGGCCAAGCGGTAGGTGATGAGTCGTGAATCGTGGTCGGTATAGCCATAGTTCGTCGCGCCGGAGTCATTAAAGCGCCAGTAGCCACGCGCCAGCGCATCGGGAGCCAATGACATGCCCAAGGTAATGTCTGGATTGTCCTCAAGGCGGTAGGTTGCGGCGGCGGAGCCGTAGGGCGTCACGGGATTGCGCAATGGTGAGTTGGTGTTGGCTGCGTTGGAAAATTCACCCGAGTAGCCAGTAATGACGACCGTGCCCTGCACCGCGCCGTCTTGGCTGGCGAGACCGGCGGGGTTGCCCGTCATGGCATTGGTAGGCGTATCTGCGGCGACGATATTTATGCCTGCGATGCCCATGGATTGTGCATCCTGTCCAACGCGGAAAATACCGTGGGCGAAAGCCGCGCTCGTGGATAGCACCAAGAAAGTGGAAGAAAGTGTCAGTTGTTTCATGAAATCAGTCAGCGTATCGAAAATGGCCTTTCCAGCGGGGTTACTATCGGCCCTTAAGTCGTCGGGATTAAACTGTATTTTATATGATTTCATCAAGCGCAGAAGGGAAATTTATAGTCGCACGGGCAGGCTTTCTGCTTATTGCTACTGGCTGATGGGAGGCGTAAATGTGTCCTATCAGCTACCGCTTCTAACCATGATTACTACGAAACGCTTCGACTATCTGGGCATTAACAAGATCCAGATGCATCCGACGGTGGTCAACCACCGCAACCTCACGCAGTCCAAGGTGGATCACTACGCCAAGGACATCCTCGCCAATGGACTGCTAGAGCCGCTGGTGGTTTGGGAAAAATCTCCTGGTGAGTTTTATCTGATCGGCGGATTTCACCGTATTAACGCAATCTACAGAATCCGGGAACAAAACCCCGGCTACTTCGACCGCGTCGACGTGCGTGTGGTGGCGGGCTCGGCCGACGAAATGCGGGCGCTGAACCTTAAGCTCAACTCCGACCGCGTGGACACCAAGATCACGGATTACTTCGAGACGGTGGTCTACCTGAACAATGTCAACTGGTCCAAAGAGCGCATCGGAGAATTTCTGGATCGCAGCCC
It includes:
- a CDS encoding ParB/RepB/Spo0J family partition protein, with the protein product MITTKRFDYLGINKIQMHPTVVNHRNLTQSKVDHYAKDILANGLLEPLVVWEKSPGEFYLIGGFHRINAIYRIREQNPGYFDRVDVRVVAGSADEMRALNLKLNSDRVDTKITDYFETVVYLNNVNWSKERIGEFLDRSPAWVDEILRYAPVMPSKIVKLLENGETSWNRAKAACQKLMKAPAGEEDAAAAKAEQELKEKKPKKPLNFRSAKTRITDMAKASPKARYELDNGDLKALILVLEGKEFSSADIKRVKSKLPGLV
- a CDS encoding OmpP1/FadL family transporter, with translation MKSYKIQFNPDDLRADSNPAGKAIFDTLTDFMKQLTLSSTFLVLSTSAAFAHGIFRVGQDAQSMGIAGINIVAADTPTNAMTGNPAGLASQDGAVQGTVVITGYSGEFSNAANTNSPLRNPVTPYGSAAATYRLEDNPDITLGMSLAPDALARGYWRFNDSGATNYGYTDHDSRLITYRLAFGAGWQATEDFSVGATAGVTYNDNYLKAPYTFQNAGALTGAKVLLDLETDGFGPSFSLGANYDVTEWASIGFRYMSPTWLYTDGSATGFNPGTGAFSYDAKVDQQLPQRIGIAFAVEPADWLSLFFQADWVDYAGAYDTLNIELTNGSNPGGPLPAAFNETSPLSWESVWVFAVGAEVDITDDLVWSVGYTYGESPVPDSTLTPMTAAITEQTITTGLSYRWDSIEVAIAYQYDIPNTQTTNSSILLSGEYQNSSTKLEGHTGAVSLTWYY